A region of the Candidatus Delongbacteria bacterium genome:
AGAACTAAATAGAGCAATTTTAGTTATCCAAAAAGAGAGCAAAGAAAATACAAAATTAGTGCTATTCAGAAAAGTTACTCCACCAGAAATGATAGTCTGGACTGGTGAAGATATGTCAAATGAAGAAATTACTTCTATATCAGGAATAAGCGACATTCGATCAATTCCTGATTTGGATGAATTTTATGAAAACGCATTTAGAACAAGAGAATTTTCAGATATTTTAATGTACAACGAGCCTTACAATGGAGAAGTTATTCCAACGTATACCCAAGCATTTGCTCAAAACTTAAAATCAAGGTTTCCTTTCATTAATATAAAGGCTTATAACAGAATCATTCATGAGATGAGATTTGTAAAACATAAATCTGAAATCAAGATAATAAGAAGGTCAATTGAGATAACTAAAAATACGATGATTGACGTATTGAAAAATTTCAAGAACTATAAAAATGAACGAAGCATTGAAGCCGATTTAATAAGGGGTTATTTACACTATGGTGGAAATGGGCATGCTTTTGCACCTATAGTTGCTTCAGGCGAAAATGCTACAACACTTCATTATGAAAAGAATGATTCCAAGATTTCAAGTGGAGACCTTGTTCTATTAGATACTGGGGCAGAATACAAGAATTACGCCTCTGATATCAGCAGGACTTTTCCATCAAATGGGAAATATTCACCGAAACAGAAAGATTACTACAATATAGTAAAAAAAGCCCACGATACTGTATGTCAGGCAATCAAACCAGGTGTTACGCTTACAGAGCTTCAAAATATAACTAAAGAGGTTCTTTTCGCTGGAATGAAGGATATGAAAATGGTGAGAGAGATTAAGGATCTGTCTAAATACTATTATCATGGTGTCAGCCACCCTATGGGAATAGATGTTCATGATGTAAGTGTGGAATCACCCATTAAGCTTGTAACAGGAGCCGTTATTACTGTTGAACCTGGTCTGTACATCAAGGAAAAAGGAATCGGAATTAGACTTGAAAACGATATTTTGGTTACAGAAAATGGATTTGAAAATTTATCAAAGGAAATTCCAATCGATCCAGAGGAGATCGAAAGTATAATAAGATAATTTTAGGGGAGAAAATTATGTCAAAAAGAGTATTTGTTTTAGTACTTGTACTAATGGTTGGAATGGTTTTTGGAGAAGGACTTAAAATGGCACCTAAGTATGAACTTCAAAACCTTGATG
Encoded here:
- a CDS encoding aminopeptidase P N-terminal domain-containing protein; its protein translation is MKEIIFSSHFFKENLIKFAKKIPDKTITFVCSALTKNRNNDTNYPFRQDSNFFYLTGLELNRAILVIQKESKENTKLVLFRKVTPPEMIVWTGEDMSNEEITSISGISDIRSIPDLDEFYENAFRTREFSDILMYNEPYNGEVIPTYTQAFAQNLKSRFPFINIKAYNRIIHEMRFVKHKSEIKIIRRSIEITKNTMIDVLKNFKNYKNERSIEADLIRGYLHYGGNGHAFAPIVASGENATTLHYEKNDSKISSGDLVLLDTGAEYKNYASDISRTFPSNGKYSPKQKDYYNIVKKAHDTVCQAIKPGVTLTELQNITKEVLFAGMKDMKMVREIKDLSKYYYHGVSHPMGIDVHDVSVESPIKLVTGAVITVEPGLYIKEKGIGIRLENDILVTENGFENLSKEIPIDPEEIESIIR